One genomic segment of Candidatus Methylomirabilota bacterium includes these proteins:
- a CDS encoding isopropylmalate isomerase, which translates to MRQDDIRRRIAGRAIVLSGNDIDTDRIIPARFLKCVTFEGLEAHAFEDDRRQIPDHPFNRDRCRGATILIVGQNFGCGSSREHAPEALRRWGIRGIVGESFAEIFFGNCTAIGLACLTLDREHIAGLKEAVATCPAQEVLLDLEERLVRFEDRGVPAMIPDGPRNQLLTGTWNATGVLLEAEEAIDRIARSLPYVTGY; encoded by the coding sequence GTGAGACAGGACGACATTCGACGTCGGATCGCAGGCCGCGCAATTGTGCTGTCCGGTAATGATATCGATACCGACCGGATTATTCCCGCCCGCTTTTTGAAATGCGTCACCTTTGAGGGACTCGAAGCGCATGCCTTTGAAGACGACCGCCGCCAAATACCGGATCACCCGTTCAACCGGGATCGCTGCCGCGGCGCAACAATCCTGATTGTCGGCCAGAACTTCGGCTGCGGCTCATCACGAGAGCATGCGCCGGAGGCGCTCAGGCGTTGGGGCATTCGGGGCATCGTGGGTGAGTCGTTCGCCGAGATCTTCTTCGGCAATTGTACGGCCATCGGGCTGGCCTGCCTGACACTGGACAGAGAGCACATCGCCGGACTGAAAGAGGCCGTCGCAACGTGTCCTGCGCAGGAGGTCCTACTCGACCTGGAAGAACGGCTGGTGCGCTTTGAGGATCGGGGCGTCCCGGCCATGATCCCGGATGGTCCCCGCAATCAGCTCCTCACGGGAACCTGGAACGCGACGGGTGTTCTGTTGGAGGCGGAAGAGGCCATCGATCGGATCGCCCGATCTCTTCCCTACGTCACCGGCTACTGA
- the pcaD gene encoding 3-oxoadipate enol-lactonase, with protein sequence MKLTANGIDINYIIEGEGPVVTMSHALGCNLTLWEAQAQVLSAHFRVLRYDIRGHGGTSAPAGPYSLEQMADDLHGLLTEFGVTATHFVGISMGGMIGQIFALKYPSMVRSLVLCSTTSRYPETARSAWTERIRTVETNGMKPMVEAALERWFTAPFREHHQDVMDGVRTMIRGTPPQGYIGCCYAIPTIDVTDRLSEVRCPALVISGEQDPGTPVAMAQEIHAAIPSCELAILPSASHLCNLEQSEAFNCALLTFLNKVA encoded by the coding sequence ATGAAGCTCACAGCCAACGGCATCGATATCAATTACATCATCGAGGGGGAGGGTCCGGTGGTGACGATGAGCCATGCCCTCGGATGCAATCTTACCCTCTGGGAGGCGCAGGCTCAGGTCCTCAGCGCACACTTTCGGGTCCTCAGATACGACATCCGAGGGCATGGCGGAACCAGCGCCCCCGCTGGTCCGTATAGCCTGGAACAGATGGCCGATGATCTACACGGACTACTCACCGAGTTTGGCGTTACGGCAACGCACTTCGTAGGGATCTCCATGGGCGGCATGATCGGTCAAATCTTCGCACTGAAATATCCGTCGATGGTTCGCAGCCTGGTCCTCTGCTCCACCACCAGCCGCTATCCGGAGACCGCCCGGTCGGCCTGGACGGAACGTATCCGCACGGTGGAAACGAACGGGATGAAACCGATGGTCGAGGCGGCACTGGAACGGTGGTTTACGGCCCCGTTTCGAGAGCATCATCAGGATGTGATGGATGGGGTGCGTACCATGATCCGGGGTACGCCGCCCCAAGGCTATATCGGCTGCTGCTACGCGATTCCCACCATCGACGTCACCGATCGACTCAGCGAGGTTCGGTGCCCAGCCCTTGTTATTTCTGGCGAGCAGGATCCTGGCACTCCCGTCGCCATGGCACAGGAAATTCACGCGGCCATCCCCTCGTGCGAGTTGGCCATCCTCCCTTCGGCATCGCACCTGTGCAATCTGGAGCAGTCGGAGGCGTTCAACTGCGCCCTACTGACGTTCCTCAACAAGGTTGCCTGA